One genomic window of Hippopotamus amphibius kiboko isolate mHipAmp2 chromosome 10, mHipAmp2.hap2, whole genome shotgun sequence includes the following:
- the CGGBP1 gene encoding CGG triplet repeat-binding protein 1 → MERFVVTAPPARNRSKTALYVTPLDRVTEFGGELHEDGGKLFCTSCNVVLNHVRKSAISDHLKSKTHTKRKAEFEEQNVRKKQRPLTASLQCNSTAQTEKVSVIQDFVKMCLEANIPLEKADHPAVRAFLSRHVKNGGSIPKSDQLRRAYLPDGYENENQLLNSQDC, encoded by the coding sequence ATGGAAAGATTTGTAGTGACAGCACCACCTGCTCGAAACCGTTCTAAGACTGCTTTGTATGTGACTCCCTTGGATCGAGTCACTGAGTTTGGAGGTGAGCTGCACGAAGATGGAGGAAAACTCTTCTGCACTTCTTGCAATGTGGTTCTGAATCATGTTCGCAAGTCTGCCATTAGTGACCACCTCAAGTCAAAGACTCATACCAAGAGGAAGGCAGAATTTGAAGAGCAGAATGTGAGAAAGAAGCAGAGGCCTCTAACTGCATCGCTTCAGTGCAACAGTACTGCGCAAACAGAGAAAGTCAGTGTTATCCAGGACTTTGTGAAAATGTGCCTGGAAGCCAACATCCCACTTGAGAAGGCTGATCACCCAGCAGTTCGTGCTTTCCTGTCTCGCCATGTGAAGAATGGAGGCTCCATACCCAAGTCAGACCAACTGAGAAGAGCATATCTGCCTGATGGATATGAGAATGAGAATCAACTCCTTAACTCACAAGATTGTTGA